From Salvia splendens isolate huo1 chromosome 3, SspV2, whole genome shotgun sequence, a single genomic window includes:
- the LOC121795619 gene encoding aluminum-activated malate transporter 8-like, producing MFGKIKVRVLDSTKYAKKLGEEDPRRIFHAVKVGIAITLMSMFYYFKPLYHSFEEAGMWAILTVVVVFEFTVGGTIAKGLNRGAATLVAAGLGVGAEYLGNACGNKGEPIILGALVFLLASVATFTRFVPRVKRRYDYGVTIFILTFTLVAVSGARASQIWKMAYERLTTILIGGATCMVISLCIYPVWAGQDLHNLIATNIGKLATFLEGFGGQFCNYSADGEDKSYLQSHKTVLNSKANEEILANFAWWELGHGRFKFNHPWKVYLNIGSLVRECACQIETLSGCINSKSQVLCEFQQKIQPSCVEMSIESSKALRELAEAIKETRFPSAAVEIHLQNSKAAAEDLKKIMENSSLPTIAGLQEIVPILVITSVLIDIIKFVEKISTSVEELSQKAGFKQRNKQAQVKPVHDHVVIDVIEIKTKYSPPQI from the exons ATGTTTGGAAAAATTAAGGTTAGGGTATTGGACTCGACCAAGTATGCCAAGAAGCTCGGAGAAGAAGATCCAAGACGAATCTTTCATGCCGTTAAGGTTGGAATAGCAATCACGTTGATGTCTATGTTCTACTACTTCAAACCTCTTTACCATAGCTTTGAAGAAGCAGGAATGTGGGCGATTTTAACCGTTGTTGTCGTCTTCGAATTCACAGTCG gAGGAACAATTGCAAAAGGTCTCAATAGAGGGGCTGCAACATTAGTGGCTGCTGGATTAGGGGTTGGAGCTGAATATTTGGGCAATGCATGTGGAAACAAAGGAGAGCCTATTATTCTTGGCGCTTTGGTTTTTCTTTTAg CGAGTGTAGCAACGTTTACAAGATTTGTGCCACGAGTGAAGAGACGATACGACTATGGTGTGACGATTTTCATACTCACCTTCACTCTAGTCGCGGTCTCAGGGGCTCGAGCTTCTCAGATTTGGAAAATGGCGTATGAGCGCCTCACCACCATCCTCATCGGCGGCGCCACCTGCATGGTTATATCACTATGCATCTACCCAGTTTGGGCAGGCCAAGATTTGCATAATCTCATTGCTACTAATATAGGAAAGCTTGCTACATTCTTAGaag GTTTTGGTGGTCAATTTTGTAATTATTCGGCTGATGGTGAGGATAAGTCATATCTCCAAAGCCATAAAACAGTACTCAACTCAAAAGCAAATGAGGAAATATTG GCGAATTTTGCTTGGTGGGAACTTGGACACGGTCGTTTTAAGTTTAATCATCCATGGAAAGTCTACTTGAACATCGGTAGCCTAGTCCGGGAATGTGCTTGCCAAATTGAAACGCTTAGTGGTtgcataaattcaaaatctcag GTTTTATGCGAGTTCCAACAAAAGATCCAACCATCATGTGTGGAAATGAGCATAGAATCAAGTAAGGCACTAAGGGAATTAGCTGAAGCAATTAAAGAAACGAGATTCCCATCAGCAGCTGTTGAAATTCATCTACAAAACTCCAAAGCTGCAGCTGAGGATCTGAAAAAAATAATGGAGAATTCCTCACTTCCAACTATAGCAGGTCTTCAAGAAATTGTGCCAATTCTTGTGATAACATCGGTGCTAATCGACATCATTAAATTCGTAGAGAAAATATCAACTTCTGTTGAAGAACTATCGCAGAAAGCAGGCTTTAAACAAAGGAACAAACAAGCACAAGTGAAGCCAGTTCATGATCACGTTGTGATAGATGTTATCGAGATTAAGACAAAATACTCACCGCCGCAGATCTAG